CAGTTTTGGAGATATGCGCTGTCAAACTCGTCGctaaaatgcactgttgttccactctACCTTTTCAACAAAGTGCTCTTTTatacactgaagcacaaaagtaactggaacgcccatgtatttcgtccagCACTTGGAAAAACGATATCTAAGGCCGATACACGTATGGAAcaaaatgggcattcatggtggCTTGGTCGAGCGGTAGAGTGGCGCCCTACGTTGGCTTCCATTGGGACCACAAGAGCGCTGATCGTCCCACGAGGTTTGCGCGCGGCCCACGAATTGTGCGCACATGGTGACTCTCGTCCAGCGAATGTTCCGTCTGTTTGTCAATCGGTTGTTTGGTTCGTTGTACTTTACTTCTCGTGTAGTCTTCTAAATAAAGGTACTAGGCTCAACCAGTTTGATGTGCCTTTACAGTTATCGCTTGTTTCCCGTTGTAGCGAAGACGTCAAGTAAGTGCGGGTACTTCACACTGGCTTAAGGACTTGTAGTGTAGAGTGCATGTAACAGTGGTAACACTGTATAGATGGGTTATCGACAGCCGATGTTCGGATCGTGAAACTGCACACTTCCACTGATCCGCATCGTGCAAAGTGTGTCTGCCTCATCAATAAATACGCCTCAACAACCGGCGGAACAATTAAATCCGCCACACAGAATTTTTATAGTCTGTTCTAAATGTTCTTAAGACTGAACAGGAAATGGAACCACAACATGTAGGGGCCGGTTACGGTTCTTGTTCCTTAGAAAAAAGGCGCAACGTTGAGCCTGCtgtttcttcttgcttttcttctttcttcgggCATGTATTCTCTAAAGGCCTGTTCTCATCTGTCTGCCTTGGCCAAAAACCCttgtcacccctcccccccccccctgatgcTGTAGTAGTAGATGTAGATGTGCATCCTTGGAAAAACTGGGGGATCGGCCAATGATTGGGTAGGTTGAACTAAATCCCAAAATAAGACGACAAACTCGTATAATAGGTAAGTTAGAATCGAAATATATGCAGTACATAAGACCGTTATTTTATTAAAATGGAAAATTAAGCAAGAAATTTGTTGCCAGCTGGTTGGTTGGTTGTGAATGGTCCCCACCCACTATGGGGTACTGGCCAATAATCGGGTTGAGTTGCCGAAAGAGTTAGTTCCCAGTCTCGGGGCCAAAGAAGAAGAACGAGAAGATGCCTATGGACCTTCGCATTTGACCATCCAGACAAGAGTTCCTGCAAATTTAGTACGCGGGCCGCTGGTGCGGACCGCAGAAGATGAAGCAAGACAAGAACGTCTTATCAGAAGGTGAACTAAGCCCGTAAGTTGCTCGACATAGTCCATGTAAGCACATAACATGCTACTACAGCACGCCGCAGACGACACGTTTCCTGGCGCGTAACTTTGTAGGCCGAATGTCACCAGTACTAAGTACTTAATGGCGCAACATTTACTCAAACGGATTCGCCAGTGGGTCCTATGTGCGGTGATCTCTAAGAATCACATTTTCTATTCTGAATTTAAACATGTTCTGCACGATCGAAAAATAACAGCCGGCGAGTGAGCGCAGTGAGGCGCTTGTGGACTTTCTGTGTgctacagaaatgttactcgtTAACGAGATTGAGTCTTTGTGTGGGCATATTTGCCAAGCATGCCAGCTCGATGCTTGCCATTCTGTGTCCCCAATCCTGTCACGTTACACCAATCACAGTTGTCGCTGTTCAGGCAAACTGTTTATAAAACACTCTGGGGCAGAGAAACATGATACACTGGACCATACACTGTATCGTATAATATATGAGTTTGCTTTGGGTTAACATCATTGCGCGTTGTTATGGAATGTATGCAATACTTCTTCGAACAAATAGACATGTCAAGTCTGTTCGCTTTCCGAGTCTTAGCTTGTGCGACTCGCAGCACAGCggcgtctgcttttttttttcatcgaggAGTCATTATGTAAATAAACTTCAAGTTCCTCAAAATTTTCGATCTTCGGAAATTACTCTGCCTAATTGAACAGTTTTCTCCAAACAGGTGCTACACTCTAACTGTTTCTTTCGAATGCAGCAAGCATTTTGAAAATCCGACTCATTCAATGCCTCGCAAGACGCTTTCTCCAACACGATGCGTTAGGTACAAGCTAGCGTGTCAATCACAAAGGTGGCGTGCCTGTATGCGTATCTCTCTGTATCTCCACGTATCTCTCTGTATCTCTATGTATATCTCCCTCTTTCTTCCTGGACTTCGCGAGTATTCTCTGCTCTGACGCGCGCATTCACTTCCGCCGCAGCGTCTCAGGCGAGATCCTGAGCAGCGACCAGCGGTCCCACAAGCACAGGCAACCCAACAGCGTGCGCCTTCTGGACCTCGTGGTCAGCCAGGGCGTCGCACTGGTGATCCTGGGCGTCATCGCCTCGATGTCTGCGTGGTTGTTCGCCGAGCGGGAGGTGATCGGCACGCCTCCGCACAAGTGTCCCTCTTGCAAGGCGAGTGCGCGCTCCATTTTTTCGAGTCAAGGTCCCCTGTTCCGTAACTCGGCGTGATGCGTGCCCGTCCAATGCCTCCtctactagatgcctgccgcgttgtcaGGTAGCTCGGTTCCGGGcgctctcccttttctctcctccgcaaaaaggcaacgagcgcctccCATGGCGAACGCCTGCTACTTGCAATTacgtgctgcggcctctgagattaacATGTCATCTGCTACCATCCCGGAGGCACGCGATAACGCccgctaacagacgcccgcgcatataacgcgccggcggatgcattcagccgccgctgccacaaccgccggaagttgaaaaggcagcaagcgccgcctcacggaatttatgctgaactaacgtCAACTAAAGGAACCGCCTgtacaatgggaaagcgagcaacgcggcgggcatctagtaaaggaggcattggcccgTCGTATCCATTACGTAGACGGCGATGGCCGTCCGTTATCAAGTCGCGGCCCTCCCGAAACCTCCTTATTTTTtcctgcaaggaaaaaaaatgcagttttgctcgaaaggcgaagcattgaagaTTTCCTAAGCATACATTAGTGTGCGACATGGAACGAGGCGGCACGCTAGGCAGCGCCTGCTGGGCACAAGGGTAGTAGATAAAGCTTGGCTGGGCAGAACGAAACGCACCCCAAGTTGGAAGCTACCGGGTGCCTGAACGCCGACGTGATGAGAAACGCCGCCGTTGGCGTCGCAGGCGTCGCGCCTCCATGGTGCCCAAGATGAGACATAGACTATGATGAGACCGACAGGGAGCCGTCGACGTTATACTGCGTTTCATACACCAGATGGAATGCCGTGAAAGCTATCACGGCAGCTCGGTCAGTACGCGCGAGACGTGCGCTTCGATCGAGCGGCCGTGCTAGCTAGGCAAGAAGTTCGGTCACCAAGCGGTATCGCTCCGCGCGCTCCTTTAATGCTTCGCTGTTAGCCAGAGGCGTTAGCTTGCGCGTGCGTGCACTTAAGGCTGTCGCAATGGGctgaaaataaaacaagaaaagaaaaacagagagaagcAAATTGATCTAGAACAActtgttagcagccgtataagtacatgATTCGTTTCTTCCTAAGCGctaaacgttctttttttttaattcctaaGTGAACGCACATAACGAACATATTCGCAAAAACGAAGTGGTCAAAAAACACCGAACTATTTCGAACTATTCCTTAGTGCGAACGCGGCCACCACAAAAAGCATATCTAGCCTCCGCAGCATGGCAGACCACGCATCAAACGGAGTGTAACTTGAGCGCCCAGTGAAATATTATCAAACGTTAGCTTGACGCTCACACTTCTCAGACCAGAGCACACAAAGAGCAGCTCAGCGGCAAAGCTAGTGTGCTCATACAGCGCATGTACACAACACTTGTGCCATTAGGCGGAACATTGCCTCTGCTTCGCCACAGGGGGCGACGGACCATAGCGTCCATGGTGCGTCCACTTCGCTTCGTCGTGCGTGCAATCCAAACGCACTCCGCGTCTCCGGATACCCTCTAACCTTCCGCGCGTGAGCCGTGGTGCGCCGTCAGAGGGACAGCGCGACGACGACGGCTACGGCGCCGACGGCGTGCATGCGCCTCGAGCGTCCTTATGGTCTGCATCACAATGCTACAACTAATCCTTATTTTAATTGCTTACATATTGTGCACCATCAATATGCGAGGCCGGTAACACCGCAGGAGTTGTCTGGCGTGCTGCTTCGTTCCATATCTCTTCTTTGTGTTGGTAGAACACCATTCCAGGTGGTTCTAGCGTAACGCTAAACATTGGTGTCGCATTCAGTACATTGCCTTCGGTCGAAACTGCCATTTCTGTAGCCTCTCTGGAGAATTAGTAGTACAATCAATATCTCATTTCCGACCCCAATTAGCAGCACAACTAATCTCTCCTTTCTAACAGCTTGAATTAATCATGTTAGCCGTCCCTTTACGCTTTCCCTGCCCTTTCCCTAGAGTAGAGCGAGCTACATAAACCACTTCCAAGGAAATCAGCTGTTGTCATGTGATGGTCTACTTGTGCTTAGGCACTGCCCACTCATCATATTCAATGAAGATGGACAGCTAATCAATGCAAGCGAACTGCGCAATGCTTTGTATATGCGATCCGAGTTCCATCAGGCGTAAAGTTACGAACCGCTACGTCGGGTATGGGTGTAATGCTTAtaggcctcttttttttttcaacaacagcAGTGGCACAAGGTTCTCCTATAGGTTTTTCTCAAGTTACTCCTTCATAATGCGAATATTTCTCGGAGATAAATAGAAGTGACGCTACTTACCACATTAAACGCCTTACCTTATTCCATATGTTTGCCTGTGAAAAGCACAAGTAACGGTAAAAATTGAAACAGCACCATAATTTTAAGTAGCTTTCCTTATATTTGTCGTACGTTCTCGAGCTTCTCGAGCTTTTCTAGCAATATTTTCTTCTTGAAAATTTTTCAGGTGAGTTCTCCTACAAAACGAGCGTCTCTACAGAAAGAGAGCCATCCATGCAACGCCAGCTTCGATTGCAAACCAAAACGACTCCTCAGACGGTGTTTTTCGCAGAGCAGTCGGCTCCTGAGGAAAGAGATGGCGCTTTTGGCGACGCGCTGCAccttgcctcagcgaaagcgctcGAACACGAAACCATTACAGCTTCTATGTGATCAGCTGCCGAAAATGCAAATGAACGTTCGCTAACGCACTGCGCTTCATTTGAACTGAAAAATGCAGAGTGACAGAGGGAAGACGTTGGCTTTATTAGGCTTCAAAAAGATAGTGTCTGGGTTATTGACAAATGAAATGAATCTGTGTGACTATGTTCACAGACCGCTGGCTACATAACAACTGCAAGTGTTGCCGGCCATTCGTGATGGTTACATTAGAGGCATAGTGCGGGAAGTACGAACGACAAAAACTAGACAGGACAAGTGCTATTAGCGTTTTTCCTGTCTATTCCTTGTCGTTCAtccttcccgcgctatgcttctAGTGTAACTATGTATTATCAACAAGCCCAAGCTTTATACCCTTCTGACGACCATTCATGATGCACGGCGTTCCCCGAGGACAAAAAAAACGCGCTCTTCCGCTAACGTTGTATAGCTTACCTCAAAGAAAGGAATTCAACGCctgaacgtcggcaagagtgagtaccgctcgttccGCAGTGACAACGGGTGTAGCGCTGCTTCTTGGCACAGTAAGTTTGTCGCACTTTAACAACGCACAATTCACCTCAACTCACACGCCAGCTTACGCTCACTCTAAGCCAACgtgtcaagaataagtgaatggaCGCGCACCTGAATGAATCCGCCGAAGCACATGAATGACGTCGTGCACCGACAAcacacgaatgttcgaagctgagCGCTTCGTCATGATTCGCAGAGTAAGCGAGCGAATAGCGATTACACGCCGTTGCCACACgctattacaaagtacagaacaGTTTCAGAGGCTTCGATTAACCACATCACGATAGTTTCACTTTCGCATAAACCCCAACGTGTGCGTTATgtgtgctttcttcttttttgtgtgtgtgtcgttgTTCGATGCACGCGGTGGCCAAACGCAGGACGCCGAGGCGTACCTCGACGAGGTGTCCGAACCCCGGGTTTCCCCGTGCGACGACTTCTACGGTCACGTGTGCGGCCGCTGGAGCGACAGGGCGCCCTCGTTCGAAGCCGCGCTGCTGACCGGGGGACGGAGCGCCCTGCGGAACAGGCTGGCCTCCTACCCCAAGGGATCCCACAAGCACTACACCACCTTCGAGAAGCTCGCCTCGTACTACCGCTCCTGCTACCAGGCGAGCGTTTCGGCTATCCCTGTTACCCCACAACGTCCGACGCGTCACACGTGTCACGCTGCTTTCACACCTCCAATTTCTAGTTGATGCGCGGGAAGTGTAACGTATAGCCTATAGTAGAGTTTTTCATACGCTCGAGAGAGTTTTCTGCTTCGTATAGTTCAACAAATCATAGCTGATGAATTGTGTAGTAATGAAGGTATAACGCAGAAAAACGTATCGCCGATTCTTTTTGCCCAAATCTACTCTATAATACTAAAAATTAGGGCGAATAAgttgttctcattttgcttaATATGGAACAATATGAAACACCCATTTGACTGCTTCTTCTTTAAAAGCTGGACCTTCCGTATAACGCGAAAAATGCAATTTGGAACGGATGCGCTTTCGTCCGACGCCCGCACGACGATTTGAACGACGATGGGGAATAACGCCGTGCTCGCAGGACATGGAGAGTCGTCACGACATGGCCTACTTCGTGGAGCGCTTCGCTTTGACCACCGGTCTCCGCTGGGACACCCTCGTGGCCAAGCACGGCAGCAGCGAGCTGGTCGACGTGCTGGTCGCCATGAGCGCCCGCTTTGCCGTCTCGGTGCTCATCAGGATCGTCACGCTCGAGCTGAAGTACAGCTTCGTCGTGAGCGCTCTCGCGAACGACGAGCTCATCGGCGCCTCCGAGATGGGCGTCCTCCTCGGAAAGGTGATCAGAGCACGTGATGTGCAGCGTAGTTGACTGATGGGCTAGTTTGCGCGCGATTTAAGTTCAAGAATGCAGCAAGAGAGACTTGGACGAGAAGGACAGGGGGCTAGAGAAATGCCAGGGGGCTAGAGAAATCGCTCAGTTCAGCCCTCGTttcgcggccgggcagccaccattgagggtatgagccattatgcgttgcatattgcaatcactcagttcagcccttgggcgcagccgggcagccaccattgagggtatgagccatttctcaatgctgcgcgtctcatacgtgggtctattctcttttaagtttgctatgtttgttattaagtcgcttctatttttatgcgttgcatattgcaatcactcagttcagccctggggcgcggccgggcagccaccattgacctttagcgcatccacgtgacgtgacgtcacgacagccggaggaaaagctgggccccaactcgcgcaatatgcaacgcattcttggattaaccaagctaagcctggccatttttttttcttctgcccttGCTCACAAAGCACGCAATGACGTAGGACGCAGGCGAGCGCTTCGGCGTTCCCTGTAACCCCGCAATGCTCGACGCATCACATGTCACGGTGCTTTCACACCTCCAATTTCTAGTTGATGAGCGGGAAGTTTAACGTATAGcctatagtagcgtttttgatACCTTGGAGAGAGTTTTATGTTGTGGATATTTCaacatttccttttcctttcaaCAATtcaacgtttccttttttttttcattgtaggAGAACATAGTTTAGTAATACAGCTTAAGCGAATTTTCTCTTCCGTGCGCCTTTAGTTATCTTCCGTGCGCCTTTAGGTATCACGAACTGGGACCGTTATGAcgttttattacttttgtttaCTTGGGTTTCTTCCCTCAACGTCGAAGGTGAGGGCCCTCGCGAACCACTCCGTGGAGGGCTGGCCGGGCGACGTCGCCGATCGTACGCAGGAGCTGCACCAGAAGGTGCTGGAGGCGTACCGAAACCGCGAGGACAACGAGTCCCGGATCCTGGGGGACGCCGAGACCGTGCTGCCCGCCCTGGGGCTGGGCGACACCCGCAGCTGGCTGCAGGCGGTCAGCCGGCACACGCGCCTCAACGTCACCGAGGACTCCGCGGTGGCCCTCGACTCGCCCAAGCTTCTCGCGAGGGCGCTGCAGCTGTTCGCGCTCGCCGACGACCTGGCGCGATCGGTCTACCTGTTCGCGCACGTCATCCACGCCGTCGCGGCCGTGCACGACCTGAACGTCAAAGTAACCGTTCGACGTCGTGGTTTCTAAGGATGCGCTAAGCTGTTTTGGCGAAGCGATTTCtaataaaaaaacaaattaaatcatggggttttacgtgccaaaacggcaatttgattatgattatgattatgacttgattatgaggcacgccgtagtggaggtctgcGGAAATTTGGGCCACCGAGGGTTCTCGGCCATGCAGGACCTGAACGTAAAGTAATCGTTCGACGTATTGGTTTCTAAGGATGCGCTAAGCTGTTTTGGTGAAGTGATTTCtaataaaaaaacaaattaaattatggggttttacgtgccaaaaccacgatttgattgtgatTATGATTCTgtcttgattatgaggcacaccgtaataGAGGCCCGCGGAAATTTGGAACACCCCGGGTTCTCGGCCGTCCACGACCTCAACGTCAAAGTAATCATTGGCTGCTGTGATTTCTAAAGATTCGCTAAGCTGTTTTGGTGAAGTGATTTCTAATAGAAAATTAAAgtgtggtgttttacgtgccaagaccacaatttgattatgattatcacttgattatgaggcatgtcgtagtgggggtctgcggaaatgtggaccacctgctgttctttaacgtgcacctaaatctaagtacacgggggttttcgcgtttcacccccatcgaaatgcggccgccgtggccgggattccatcccgcgacaccgtgcttagcagccccacaccatagccactaggcaactACGGTGGGTTGTGAAGTGGTTTCTAAGGAGCGGAAGTGTTCTTGCGTTTGTGTAAGAATATAATTCATGGCAATATAAGAAAAGTTTCTTTTGCGGGTACATATCTAAGCCTTTTCGTCAGCCGAACCGGAAAGAAGTTCAGTCTGAAAATGTGGGCCTAACCTTGTTGACGGCCctcttcaattaaaaaaaaaatgaaccctTGAAAAAAAAGTGTCAGAATTGATTCGTATACTTGAATAGCCATAGTAGATCAGTTTTACCTAAACCCTTTAGGTATCTTGACAACTCCAGTACGTCATAAGCAAGCATTGTTTTTTGGCGTATGACTAGCCCAAATCGTCGTGGGTTCGTTACTCCTTTCCTGGTGGTTTCGTGCGTGTAGAGAACATCAaacggtgttcttttttttttttctggacgaaGGGTGTGGTATGCATTCTTTTATCATCAattattttttgaattagatCTTTTTCTCTAATTACACTGATATTTTGCACTGAGATCTCTTGCTCTATTATTTGGATCAGAACACGCAACAGCAGCTATTATACAGTAAATCAATGTGCAGTAGTTGTTTTTTACTTACTCCGTAAGTATGAGCTCTCACTAGAAAAATGCACAAAGCGTCATCCTACCCCATTGTattcttttttgtcttctttcaATGAAGTATGTGTGCCTTCGAAAAAAATTTATGTAATTGACACAATTATCGACCGTCCATTGTGATTCTCAACTGAACGGGTTGACTGTTGACTGTCCGCTCTTGAAAATACGACGTCGGCCAACCGCagtagctcagtggctacggcgtaGCGCCGCTAGTCTCGAGGTCCCAGGTGCcatcccggcagcggcggcctgCATTCCGATGGagacggaaataaaaaaaaacataataataatgtGCCGTGCATTGGTTGCACGTTAAAGGAGCCCGCACGGTCAAAataatccggaatcccccaccATCGCGAATCTGATAATATgataagtggttttggcacgtaaaaccccacaattaaactTTTTTCCTGTGCTTTTTATTTCCGTTCGGCAGCCTTAGTTACCTGATTACTTGTATATTGAAGGTAGGGTCTTAGCTGACTTCACGCAGGTTTGGCGTATCTGGGATATTGGCACCTTTgaaccagaaaaaaagaagaccttTTCATGCCTCCAGAATGCCTTAACGAGTCACAAGAGCTATCGAAATGCACGTTTTAACGAAAAAAAATACGTGAAAATTAGTCGCAGAGTAGGCAAGGTTAAAGGCACGGGCGTAAGTAGCGTCAATTTGGTCGACAATTGAGCACATTTCGCTATATTACTGTAAAGGGTGCACTGCCGCAAATACAGACATGATGAGGCAAAGCCACCACGCGGTGCACTTTTGCGAAGTGGAGTGACATCGCGTGGAATAAGCAGGACTCGTGCGAGGTAATGGTCTCTGGAAGGGGCTTCGAATGCCCAAACGAAGTGAGTAGTAGTCGCGCAGAGTAGGTAAAGTTATTGGTACGGGAGTCATTAGCGCCAATACAATCGAAAATTTGCCAGATTGCACCgtagactgcactatctccggaatcggcccatCTGCCCGTTGGGTCAAAAAAGAAACGGTCAACGAAGATGTCGACGTTAAGCAAGATAAGGTCGACGTACTTACACACGAAATACGATCCGAATGACATGCGAAATAACTGAACAATGGAAATAAAAAGGAGACATGATAGAGAGATGTAATCATCATTTCATGATCGAATCATTTGAACCCCCAGATACGTTAGGCTTGTCTTCTTTAGCATCGACACTTGATGAaccctttctttttattcctttttctgttatcctCCTGTGTATTTTCCTTATTTATCTTCATCCGTCATACCACGCTGCACTGTTGCTCCGTATTATTCAGTTATGTTTTTGTCATCGGTAACAGCCGGTCCTCATACGGCCTCGAGCTTTGAGATCTCCTGTGTACTCGTATAACcatgtatattgacacgtgtacttatctttatcgggcggccacgtttcgccgcttaactgtaatcgcacagcgagggacgcgcctgcatgtatccgacgtttctggaaagttgtcgatgcttctacccggctgtctgttgtcgccgaccttgtgttatctgatttcaccgcgcaacgcgaatggtgtagaactttgtggaaggcacgcgggtccgaaagattagtctggaacattcgacgactgctctatgaaagctggacccgccgtggttgctcagtggctatggtgttgggctgctgagcacgaggtcgcgggatcgaatcccggccacggcggccgcatttcgataggggcgaaatgcgaaaacacccgtgtgcttagatttaggtgcacgttaaagaaccccaggcggtcaaaatttccggagtcctccactacggcgtgcctcataatcagaaagtagttttggcacgtaaaaccccaaatattattattataaaagccgacgcgcttgacccgctgatcagattttcgacgatcgccgagcgtgttcgccgctatcgttgtgctataagtgtagcctgttttgtgggcacaggttcgcccaataaaagttagttttctcgttcacagtgttgctactgtgttattcaacgtcaccaccacgtgacaatatgtgtATTCTGTACACATTGTAGACGCTGTATAGACAAAGCGTTGATTGACTGGCCTGGCACCTCTGTCCTAGGTTGACGGAAGGCCTGACGTCGCCGGCGATGAGTGCCTGCGGCGACTGGACGCCAAGCAGCTGTCGGCTGCCAAGCGCGCGTTCGCCGTCTCCACGCTGGCGCCCGAGCGCACCGTGTTCCGGGTGAAGGAGATGATGTCCCTGGTGACTCTGCAGCTCGTCAAGGGCGTCTCGCTCAACAGTCGCCTCGAGGCGCCGGCACGCATACTGCTCAGCCAGATGCTGCGCGCCTACTCGTACAAGAACGTCTTCTCGGGACCCTACCTGAACATGAACCGGCTCGATCTCGCGTACCAGGCGTTTCCGGCATCGCCCAACCTGTACCAGGTCGGCATCCCGCTACGTGTTTTCGC
This genomic window from Dermacentor albipictus isolate Rhodes 1998 colony chromosome 9, USDA_Dalb.pri_finalv2, whole genome shotgun sequence contains:
- the LOC135906482 gene encoding endothelin-converting enzyme 2-like isoform X1, encoding MKQDKNVLSEGELSPVSGEILSSDQRSHKHRQPNSVRLLDLVVSQGVALVILGVIASMSAWLFAEREVIGTPPHKCPSCKDAEAYLDEVSEPRVSPCDDFYGHVCGRWSDRAPSFEAALLTGGRSALRNRLASYPKGSHKHYTTFEKLASYYRSCYQDMESRHDMAYFVERFALTTGLRWDTLVAKHGSSELVDVLVAMSARFAVSVLIRIVTLELKYSFVVSALANDELIGASEMGVLLGKVRALANHSVEGWPGDVADRTQELHQKVLEAYRNREDNESRILGDAETVLPALGLGDTRSWLQAVSRHTRLNVTEDSAVALDSPKLLARALQLFALADDLARSVYLFAHVIHAVAAVHDLNVKVDGRPDVAGDECLRRLDAKQLSAAKRAFAVSTLAPERTVFRVKEMMSLVTLQLVKGVSLNSRLEAPARILLSQMLRAYSYKNVFSGPYLNMNRLDLAYQAFPASPNLYQERLWLTRFLVPEEFLDTCVGKEWSLADVDNEMCVSPWVLLPPMVYPEADKYVNYASLGFLMATRVLHAFLSPKAHADEEERALATLLATAGACQRSTRDVRDTEDVPDAIEFTLGLRSALEAYRSWAASASPMPEKPALLRTFFRRACLTLCAESPTHPPHPGSRFSSRHACNMAVRSMPEFFTAFQCRIATKMTMNGICTLF
- the LOC135906482 gene encoding endothelin-converting enzyme 2-like isoform X2, whose product is MKQDKNVLSEGELSPVSGEILSSDQRSHKHRQPNSVRLLDLVVSQGVALVILGVIASMSAWLFAEREVIGTPPHKCPSCKDAEAYLDEVSEPRVSPCDDFYGHVCGRWSDRAPSFEAALLTGGRSALRNRLASYPKGSHKHYTTFEKLASYYRSCYQDMESRHDMAYFVERFALTTGLRWDTLVAKHGSSELVDVLVAMSARFAVSVLIRIVTLELKYSFVVSALANDELIGASEMGVLLGKELHQKVLEAYRNREDNESRILGDAETVLPALGLGDTRSWLQAVSRHTRLNVTEDSAVALDSPKLLARALQLFALADDLARSVYLFAHVIHAVAAVHDLNVKVDGRPDVAGDECLRRLDAKQLSAAKRAFAVSTLAPERTVFRVKEMMSLVTLQLVKGVSLNSRLEAPARILLSQMLRAYSYKNVFSGPYLNMNRLDLAYQAFPASPNLYQERLWLTRFLVPEEFLDTCVGKEWSLADVDNEMCVSPWVLLPPMVYPEADKYVNYASLGFLMATRVLHAFLSPKAHADEEERALATLLATAGACQRSTRDVRDTEDVPDAIEFTLGLRSALEAYRSWAASASPMPEKPALLRTFFRRACLTLCAESPTHPPHPGSRFSSRHACNMAVRSMPEFFTAFQCRIATKMTMNGICTLF
- the LOC135906482 gene encoding uncharacterized protein isoform X4, translated to MKQDKNVLSEGELSPVSGEILSSDQRSHKHRQPNSVRLLDLVVSQGVALVILGVIASMSAWLFAEREVIGTPPHKCPSCKDAEAYLDEVSEPRVSPCDDFYGHVCGRWSDRAPSFEAALLTGGRSALRNRLASYPKGSHKHYTTFEKLASYYRSCYQDMESRHDMAYFVERFALTTGLRWDTLVAKHGSSELVDVLVAMSARFAVSVLIRIVTLELKYSFVVSALANDELIGASEMGVLLGKVDGRPDVAGDECLRRLDAKQLSAAKRAFAVSTLAPERTVFRVKEMMSLVTLQLVKGVSLNSRLEAPARILLSQMLRAYSYKNVFSGPYLNMNRLDLAYQAFPASPNLYQERLWLTRFLVPEEFLDTCVGKEWSLADVDNEMCVSPWVLLPPMVYPEADKYVNYASLGFLMATRVLHAFLSPKAHADEEERALATLLATAGACQRSTRDVRDTEDVPDAIEFTLGLRSALEAYRSWAASASPMPEKPALLRTFFRRACLTLCAESPTHPPHPGSRFSSRHACNMAVRSMPEFFTAFQCRIATKMTMNGICTLF
- the LOC135906482 gene encoding uncharacterized protein isoform X3, encoding MSAWLFAEREVIGTPPHKCPSCKDAEAYLDEVSEPRVSPCDDFYGHVCGRWSDRAPSFEAALLTGGRSALRNRLASYPKGSHKHYTTFEKLASYYRSCYQDMESRHDMAYFVERFALTTGLRWDTLVAKHGSSELVDVLVAMSARFAVSVLIRIVTLELKYSFVVSALANDELIGASEMGVLLGKVRALANHSVEGWPGDVADRTQELHQKVLEAYRNREDNESRILGDAETVLPALGLGDTRSWLQAVSRHTRLNVTEDSAVALDSPKLLARALQLFALADDLARSVYLFAHVIHAVAAVHDLNVKVDGRPDVAGDECLRRLDAKQLSAAKRAFAVSTLAPERTVFRVKEMMSLVTLQLVKGVSLNSRLEAPARILLSQMLRAYSYKNVFSGPYLNMNRLDLAYQAFPASPNLYQERLWLTRFLVPEEFLDTCVGKEWSLADVDNEMCVSPWVLLPPMVYPEADKYVNYASLGFLMATRVLHAFLSPKAHADEEERALATLLATAGACQRSTRDVRDTEDVPDAIEFTLGLRSALEAYRSWAASASPMPEKPALLRTFFRRACLTLCAESPTHPPHPGSRFSSRHACNMAVRSMPEFFTAFQCRIATKMTMNGICTLF